From one Acinonyx jubatus isolate Ajub_Pintada_27869175 chromosome B1, VMU_Ajub_asm_v1.0, whole genome shotgun sequence genomic stretch:
- the LOC128314306 gene encoding putative protein FAM90A23, protein MPVYTTKRVSVLAPHVPAEPPSGTPDTTQLSPSAAPLGRPAASTLPPAGRQDAQQVGTPAPPAPPAPAHQRSARDPGLGVQLRQHRPRCASLEASRAVSKARGIGHAQAPAKRPEVSPDPPPARLAPSPQPHIQTPGKRWAPLPDDTCQNPRKKPRCSPFQPPHKSTGSTHVGLRQSLCRPARRSACGPTGAAQLTRKTPASVQSRGLQPPRPQPHLDTLQACTLPPCPPCPQAPGQPLRMVFSRLDKGGWSSRFIAAPCLPPPERPVPPGQGPPVTHQSEGGCVPVSRSILHDDLQLSSSSEESDRE, encoded by the coding sequence ATGCCCGTGTACACCACCAAGAGGGTGTCCGTGCTGGCGCCGCACGTCCCGGCTGAGCCTCCTAGCGGGACGCCTGACACGACACAGCTGTCCCCGTCGGCTGCTCCTCTCGGGAGACCTGCGGCGAGCACCCTCCCGCCTGCTGGCCGACAGGATGCCCAGCAAGTGGGGACCCCAGCCCCGCCTGCCCCGCCTGCCCCGGCACACCAACGCTCTGCCCGGGATCCAGGCCTCGGTGTCCAGCTGAGACAACACCGGCCCCGATGTGCCTCCCTGGAAGCTTCCAGGGCTGTCTCCAAGGCGCGTGGCATTGGCCACGCCCAGGCACCAGCCAAGCGTCCTGAGGTGAGCCCTGATCCTCCTCCAGCCCGTTTGGCTCCGAGTCCCCAGCCCCACATCCAGACACCAGGCAAGAGATGGGCCCCGCTCCCCGACGACACGTGCCAGAACCCCCGAAAGAAACCACGTTGCAGCCCCTTCCAGCCACCCCACAAGAGCACAGGGAGCACCCACGTGGGGCTGCGCCAGAGTCTGTGTCGTCCAGCAAGGAGAAGTGCATGTGGTCCCACGGGGGCAGCCCAGCTGACCAGGAAGACACCTGCCTCGGTGCAAAGCAGGGGCCTCCAGCCTCCACGCCCCCAACCTCACCTGGACACTCTCCAGGCGTGCACCTTGCCCCCGTGTCCGCCCTGTCCGCAGGCACCCGGCCAGCCCCTGCGAATGGTCTTCAGCCGCCTGGACAAAGGCGGCTGGAGCTCCAGGTTCATAGCAGCTCCCTGTCTGCCACCTCCCGAGAGGCCAGTCCCCCCTGGCCAGGGCCCGCCCGTCACACACCAGTCTGAGGGAGGCTGTGTGCCTGTCTCCCGGAGCATCCTCCACGATGACCTGCAGCTTTCCTCGTCCTCGGAGGAGAGCGACCGCGAGTGA
- the LOC128314308 gene encoding putative protein FAM90A26 — protein MAGGHTQHAPSRPLKAPNGKRQRRAPMAPRVPRLEDEDPRLKCKDCGAFGHNASSTRCPMKRWDGCLAPQAFVPRKPKENVEPRQQQDQHKPGPFNQAARDMEEGQR, from the exons ATGGCGGGTGGTCACACCCAGCACGCACCTTCCAGACCCTTGAAAGCCCCAAACGGGAAGAGGCAACGGAGAGCACCCATGGCGCCCAGGGTTCCCAGGCTAGAGGACGAGGATCCTCGG CTCAAGTGTAAGGACTGCGGAGCCTTTGGGCACAACGCATCCagcaccaggtgccccatgaagcgCTGGGACGGGTGCCTGGCCCCCCAGGCCTTTGTCCCCAGGAAGCCGAAGGAGAATGTGGAACCACGCCAGCAGCAGGACCAGCACAAGCCCGGGCCCTTCAACCAGGCTGCGAGGGACATGGAAGAGGGACAAAGGTGA